A genomic window from Betta splendens chromosome 17, fBetSpl5.4, whole genome shotgun sequence includes:
- the nedd8l gene encoding NEDD8 ubiquitin like modifier, like yields the protein MLIKVKTLTGKEIEIDIEPTDKVERIKERVEEKEGIPPQQQRLIYSGKQMNDEKTAADYKIQGGSVLHLVLALRGGSTL from the exons ATGTTGATAAAAGTTAAG ACTCTCACTGGAAAAGAAATAGAGATCGACATTGAGCCCACAGACAAG GTGGAGCGAATTAAAGAAAGGGTTGAAGAGAAGGAAGGAATACCCCCTCAGCAGCAAAGGCTCATCTACAGTGGAAAACAGAT GAATGATGAGAAGACAGCAGCAGACTACAAGATCCAGGGAGGCTCAGTGCTTCATCTTGTGTTGGCACTAAGAGGAGGCTCAACGCTTTAG
- the zp3f.2 gene encoding zona pellucida glycoprotein 3f, tandem duplicate 2, which yields MRLRLCVSVTVLVVFATATVDADIEVACENNSVNITWRIGAELVPNAARFFLGSCMPSQLEIMPTGEGAVLFNYQFTECKFKRRISGKNVTYFNELTYRPYDKSKPAAFAYPIKCVYKRPEGWNFPILNPGAGVSEGRGSLIFHMALLNEHLTGASMTNVVHLGSLMPIWAAVEQKSHQPLVLLMEECVAAATSELQPDSQVYPIIGNKGCLLESLRGTAVFLPRYRSSALILYIQSSRFGLGEKVYIHCKLVAWDPEDFNESKKACHYVKESRRWDLLDDPSQSSICSCCDSTCKSHAKRAASWDSQTLMHNSVLGPLVIVDPSAFKALEPSVDPAELLSNKVPFVLT from the exons ATGcggctgcgtctgtgtgttagtgtgacGGTACTGGTTGTTTTTGCCACTGCTACCGTTGATGCAG ATATTGAAGTAGCTTGTGAAAACAATTCCGTAAACATTACATGGAGGATCGGTGCAGAGCTGGTGCCAAACGCCGCTCGCTTCTTCCTCGGCAGCTGCATGCCCTCCCAGCTGGAGATCATGCCCACTGGTGAAGGGGCCGTGCTGTTCAACTACCAGTTCACCGAATGCAAATTTAAAAGACGG ATAAGCGGAAAAAATGTGACTTATTTTAATGAACTGACTTACAGACCTTATGACAAGTCAAAACCTGCAGCCTTTGCTTATCCCATTAAGTGTGTTTATAAAAG ACCTGAGGGTTGGAATTTCCCAATTCTGAACCCTGGAGCGGGTGTTTCTGAAGGTCGAGGTAGTCTGATCTTCCACATGGCTCTCCTTAATG AACATTTGACAGGTGCATCCATGACCAACGTCGTCCATCTGGGCTCTTTAATGCCAATATGGGCGGCGGTGGAGCAAAAGTCTCACCAGCCTTTGGTGCTGCTCATGGAGGAATGTGTGGCAGCCGCTACATCAGAGTTGCAGCCTGACAGCCAGGTTTACCCCATTATTGGCAATAAGGG ATGTCTTCTGGAAAGCCTGAGGGGAACCGCGGTGTTCCTTCCTCGTTACCGCTCGTCTGCACTCATCCTCTACATACAGTCCTCCAGGTTTGGTCTTGGGGAGAAG GTGTACATCCACTGTAAACTAGTTGCATGGGATCCTGAAGATTTCAATGAAAGCAAGAAAGCTTGTCATTATGTTAAGGAATCTAGAAG ATGGGACCTGCTTGATGACCCATCTCAGAGCTCCATCTGTAGCTGCTGTGACTCAACCTGCAAGTCCCACGCCAAAAGAGCAGCTAGCTGGG ATTCTCAGACCCTGATGCACAATTCAGTGTTGGGACCTCTGGTCATTGTGGATCCATCTGCTTTCAAGGCCCTTGAACCTTCAGTTGATCCAGCTGAGCTTTTGTCTAACAAAGTTCCTTTTGTTTTAACATGA
- the LOC114844802 gene encoding zona pellucida sperm-binding protein 3-like has protein sequence MRLIMLMCSSLRDKSTHSNSCGCSAMMALFWQGAVLLSLAAAGSVYADMKLNCWPDFVMLVWTESRSQADFARFRLGNCSPTSFTASEAVFNVYFSNCNFRRLITGDRLMYTNELSYVSSPGSDLAHTITHLVVCSYKRPKGWRPQIYDAVFNTYSQGHLEFHISLGSDDFSSPAASTTFPLGSLMPIMASVEQKAHHPLLLLLEECVATTTPKLQPDSKVYPLITNKGCLVDSKTSHSTFKPRKKASEIHLALQAFRFALGQEVFIHCQLGVWDPADLDPAKKACHYVKHHGWELMDNPKKSNLCNCCDSTCKSRSLRSIAPGTLGMVHNALLEPQIITEGIS, from the exons ATGAGGTTAATTATGCTGATGTGTTCCAGTCTAAGGGATAAGAGCACTCACAGCAACAGCTGTGGCTGCTCAGCCATGATGGCTTTGTTTTGGCAAGGTGCAGTGCTGTTGAGTTTGGCAGCTGCTGGTTCAGTTTATGCAG ACATGAAATTGAACTGCTGGCCTGATTTCGTGATGCTGGTGTGGACAGAGAGCAGGTCACAGGCTGACTTTGCACGGTTTCGTCTCGGTAACTGTTCCCCGACTAGTTTCACAGCTAGTGAGGCTGTTTTCAATGTGTACTTCAGTAACTGTAACTTCAGGAGACTG ATAACTGGGGATCGATTAATGTACACAAATGAACTGAGCTACGTTTCCTCTCCTGGTTCTGACCTGGCACATACTATAACTCATCTAGTTGTCTGTTCGTATAAAAG GCCCAAAGGCTGGCGTCCTCAGATTTATGATGCTGTGTTCAATACTTACAGTCAAGGACATCTAGAGTTCCACATTTCACTTGGGAGTG ATGATTTCTCCAGCCCTGCTGCCTCTACTACATTTCCACTGGGCTCCTTAATGCCCATCATGGCCAGTGTGGAGCAGAAGGCCCATCAccctttgctgctgcttttggaGGAATGTGTAGCTACCACTACACCAAAGTTGCAGCCAGACAGCAAAGTCTACCCACTAATTACCAATAAGGG ATGTCTCGTGGACAGTAAGACATCACACTCTACATTTAAACCAAGGAAAAAAGCATCAGAGATTCATCTGGCCCTTCAAGCCTTCAGGTTTGCTCTTGGACAAGAG GTATTTATTCATTGCCAGCTAGGCGTTTGGGATCCTGCTGATCTTGATCCTGCCAAGAAGGCCTGCCACTATGTCAAACATCATGG CTGGGAGCTAATGGATAATCCTAAAAAAAGCAATCTATGCAACTGCTGTGACTCTACCTGCAAGTCTAGAAGCCTGAGGAGCATAGCACCAG GGACGCTTGGGATGGTACACAATGCGCTCCTTGAGCCACAAATCATCACCGAGGGGATTTCCTGA